The Chitinophaga sp. H8 genome contains a region encoding:
- a CDS encoding FecR family protein, translating into MQINSNTSTSPLKKSNAPLPVTCRSSYRPWGLPVLLVLASFCNFNWGCQENTTPGITSLMDSTETYILHEGTLGTRKNVTLADGTSVILNSNSTLLVPGSFPAKHRRVILDGEAFFAVPAADSPFVVKTDKLTATTAGTAFKIRSFITQQGATAYILDGKVKMVKSYHSPTDNQPEDLERGNMILANKEIDLMEKETFVPEEQEAWLKDSLVLQHVPLMATVRKLEEWYNTTITITGDASKVPDISGSFYRFTLQQTLAELGKNYHFTFKEKDGGIVIKF; encoded by the coding sequence ATGCAAATAAATTCCAATACATCTACCAGCCCATTAAAAAAAAGTAATGCTCCCTTACCGGTTACGTGCCGTTCCAGTTACCGTCCATGGGGGCTTCCGGTACTGCTTGTGCTCGCCTCCTTTTGCAATTTCAACTGGGGATGCCAGGAAAATACTACTCCCGGTATTACGTCCCTGATGGACAGCACAGAAACCTATATCCTGCACGAGGGCACTTTAGGCACCCGGAAAAATGTCACCCTGGCCGATGGTACCAGTGTAATCCTGAATTCTAATTCTACCCTGCTGGTACCTGGAAGTTTTCCAGCCAAGCACCGTCGGGTGATCCTGGACGGAGAAGCATTTTTTGCAGTACCTGCGGCCGACAGCCCTTTTGTAGTAAAAACGGATAAGCTCACCGCTACTACTGCCGGTACTGCTTTTAAAATCCGCTCTTTTATTACACAGCAAGGTGCTACCGCCTATATACTGGATGGAAAAGTAAAAATGGTAAAGTCCTATCACTCTCCTACCGATAATCAACCGGAAGACCTGGAAAGGGGTAATATGATACTGGCCAATAAGGAGATAGACCTGATGGAAAAAGAAACATTTGTGCCGGAAGAACAGGAAGCCTGGCTGAAAGATAGCCTGGTATTGCAGCATGTGCCGCTGATGGCCACTGTGCGCAAACTGGAAGAATGGTATAATACCACGATTACCATTACCGGCGATGCCAGCAAAGTGCCGGATATTTCCGGCAGCTTTTACCGGTTTACCCTCCAGCAAACATTAGCAGAACTGGGCAAAAACTATCACTTCACTTTCAAAGAGAAAGATGGTGGCATCGTCATTAAGTTTTAA
- a CDS encoding dihydrofolate reductase — MIISVIVAASENQVIGIDNKLPWHMPADLKYFKSHTLGKPIIMGRKTFESVGKPLPGRQNIVITRQPDYKQEGVWVVPSIAAAIDKARTFEGSEMFITGGTEIFKQALPLVQRVYLTRIHTIVEGDAYFPVIHEPEWTLVKEDAHQPDEKHKYAYSFQVWERRK, encoded by the coding sequence ATGATCATTTCCGTTATTGTAGCGGCATCAGAAAACCAGGTAATAGGTATTGATAACAAACTGCCCTGGCACATGCCGGCAGATCTGAAATATTTCAAAAGCCATACACTGGGAAAACCAATTATCATGGGACGGAAAACTTTTGAATCGGTGGGTAAGCCATTGCCGGGACGACAGAATATTGTGATTACCCGGCAGCCGGATTATAAGCAGGAAGGGGTATGGGTAGTGCCTTCTATTGCAGCAGCTATTGATAAAGCCCGCACATTTGAAGGATCAGAAATGTTTATTACCGGTGGTACAGAAATATTCAAACAGGCGCTGCCGTTGGTGCAACGCGTATATTTAACCCGCATACATACTATCGTAGAAGGAGATGCCTATTTCCCTGTTATTCATGAGCCGGAGTGGACCTTGGTGAAAGAAGATGCCCATCAGCCGGATGAAAAACATAAATATGCCTATTCCTTTCAGGTGTGGGAACGCAGAAAATAA
- a CDS encoding proline dehydrogenase family protein, translating to MEKQLPLSFDNTAIAFESKTDKDLRKANFLFSNIGKPWLVKLGAIFTPWAFKLRLPVKGIIKNTIFQQFCGGESLEDAAHTALLLGNYNVGIVLDYGVEAMEGEESYDKAVPEFIRAIQYAADKPYIPFIAIKVTGFARFGLLEKVHRKDPLTHQEQQEYTHVRSRIHSVAEAAAQHNVGLLIDAEESWIQQPVDDLADEMMALFNKEKVIIYNTFQLYCHDRLSFLQQSFEKAQRLGYLLGAKLVRGAYMEKENKRAEENNYPTPIQPSKAATDKDYDTAVRFCLDRVAQLGVFIGTHNENSCMLAAQYMDQREIVHNHPHVSFSQLYGMSDNITFNLAHAGYRVSKYLPYGPVKDVMPYLIRRAQENTSIAGQMGRELGLIKKEFKRRRL from the coding sequence ATGGAAAAGCAGCTACCATTATCATTTGATAATACCGCCATAGCGTTTGAGAGCAAGACGGACAAGGATTTAAGAAAAGCCAACTTTTTATTCAGTAACATCGGCAAACCCTGGCTGGTGAAGTTAGGAGCAATATTCACTCCCTGGGCCTTTAAATTAAGACTGCCTGTTAAAGGCATCATTAAAAATACCATCTTTCAACAGTTTTGCGGAGGAGAAAGCCTGGAAGACGCGGCGCACACTGCCCTGTTACTCGGTAATTATAATGTAGGCATTGTGCTCGACTATGGGGTAGAAGCCATGGAAGGTGAAGAAAGCTATGATAAAGCGGTACCTGAATTTATCCGTGCTATCCAGTATGCTGCTGATAAACCTTATATTCCATTCATTGCTATCAAGGTAACCGGCTTTGCCCGCTTTGGCCTGCTGGAAAAGGTACACCGTAAAGATCCCCTTACCCACCAGGAACAGCAGGAATATACACATGTACGTTCCCGTATCCATTCTGTAGCTGAAGCGGCTGCCCAGCATAACGTTGGCCTGCTGATAGATGCGGAAGAAAGCTGGATACAACAGCCTGTGGATGACCTGGCAGATGAAATGATGGCACTGTTTAATAAAGAAAAGGTGATCATCTACAATACATTCCAGCTGTATTGCCATGACAGGCTGTCTTTCCTGCAACAGTCTTTTGAAAAAGCACAACGACTGGGATACCTCCTGGGTGCCAAGCTGGTAAGAGGTGCCTACATGGAGAAGGAAAATAAACGTGCGGAAGAAAATAATTATCCTACTCCTATACAGCCCAGCAAAGCGGCTACGGATAAAGATTATGATACTGCAGTAAGATTCTGCCTGGACAGGGTGGCACAACTGGGTGTATTCATCGGCACCCACAATGAAAACAGTTGTATGCTGGCGGCACAATACATGGATCAGCGGGAGATCGTACATAATCATCCACATGTGAGCTTTTCACAGTTGTACGGAATGAGTGACAATATCACCTTTAACCTGGCACATGCCGGCTACCGGGTATCTAAATACCTGCCTTATGGCCCGGTAAAGGATGTAATGCCTTACCTGATACGCCGGGCACAGGAAAATACTTCCATTGCCGGGCAAATGGGCCGGGAACTGGGGCTGATTAAGAAAGAGTTTAAGAGAAGACGTTTATAG
- a CDS encoding pyruvate dehydrogenase complex E1 component subunit beta — protein MRQIAFRQALREALQEEMRRDERVFLMGEEVAEYNGAYKVSQGMLDEFGPKRVIDTPIAELGFTAIGVGAAQNGLRPVLEFMTWNFAVLALDQILNTASKMLAMSGGQVGCPIVFRGPNGSAGQLGAQHSTAFESYYANIPGLKVVSVSNPYDAKGLLKAAIRDNDPVVFMESEVMYGDMGDVPEEEYIIPIGKADIKRAGKDVTIVSFNKMMKVALGAAEELAKEGIEAEVIDLRTIRPLDWFTILESVKKTNRLVIVEEQWPFSSISSEISYRIQKEGFDYLDAPIRRLTAPDAPMHYAPNLVKLYMPDIERTVKLVKEVMYMKK, from the coding sequence ATGCGTCAGATAGCTTTCAGACAAGCCTTAAGAGAAGCCCTTCAGGAGGAAATGCGCCGTGATGAACGGGTGTTCCTGATGGGAGAGGAAGTAGCAGAATACAATGGTGCCTATAAAGTGAGCCAGGGAATGCTGGATGAGTTTGGGCCCAAGCGTGTCATCGATACGCCCATTGCAGAATTAGGTTTTACCGCCATTGGCGTAGGGGCTGCTCAGAATGGCCTGCGGCCGGTGCTGGAATTTATGACCTGGAACTTTGCTGTACTGGCACTGGACCAGATCCTGAATACCGCTTCTAAAATGTTGGCCATGAGTGGCGGACAGGTAGGTTGTCCGATCGTTTTCCGCGGACCTAACGGTTCAGCCGGACAGCTGGGTGCACAGCACTCTACTGCTTTTGAAAGCTATTACGCTAATATACCCGGTCTGAAAGTAGTATCCGTATCCAACCCATACGATGCTAAAGGACTGCTGAAAGCTGCCATCCGGGATAATGATCCGGTAGTTTTCATGGAAAGTGAGGTGATGTATGGCGATATGGGTGATGTGCCTGAGGAAGAATACATTATTCCTATCGGTAAAGCAGATATCAAACGCGCTGGTAAAGATGTGACCATCGTTTCTTTCAATAAAATGATGAAAGTAGCATTGGGTGCTGCGGAAGAACTGGCTAAAGAAGGTATAGAAGCTGAAGTGATCGACTTACGTACCATCCGTCCGCTGGATTGGTTTACCATCCTGGAATCTGTAAAGAAAACGAACCGTCTGGTTATAGTGGAAGAACAGTGGCCGTTTTCCAGCATTTCTTCTGAAATATCTTACCGTATTCAGAAAGAAGGGTTTGACTACCTGGATGCACCTATCCGCAGGCTTACTGCACCGGATGCGCCTATGCACTATGCGCCCAACCTGGTGAAACTGTACATGCCCGATATCGAGCGTACCGTGAAGCTGGTGAAGGAAGTAATGTATATGAAGAAATAG
- the dnaG gene encoding DNA primase, with protein sequence MISPNTIQQILSRIDIVEIVGSFVKLKKRGANYLGLCPFHNEKSPSFTVSQSKEIYKCFGCGASGNSISFLMEHEKYSYVEALRWLAQKYGVEIEETEVSAEVKQHQLMAESLHIINGFAREYFSKTLLESEEGQNVGVSYFEERGFTQDTIRKFQLGYCLNEKDAFVKAALAKGYNLEYLQKTGLVTIRNEQPVDNYRGRVIFPIHNQSGKIIGFGARILVKSDRAPKYINSPESEIYVKSKVLYGTYFARHAIDKLNECLLVEGYTDVISLHQAGIENVVASSGTSLTQDQLRLIKKYTNNLTILYDGDNAGVKAALRGLDLAIEEGLNVKLVLIPDKEDPDSYVQKLGAPAFREFIEENKQDFVLFKLQLSMKEAGNDSVRKSQLVNDIAETISKIDKVEDFTKQQDYIRQCSQFLKIDEQGLINLVNKFIRERLQKRENLAAKNAPPQVDDLSEEAIAAMEAMEAGNSEIDSFFNKDEKQERELVKILLRFGDMPFSEEEQNTVADYIFHLPYDFESLADSETVKKILREYKTLYDEGNTPDKKWFLYHQDQDLCKQVSMILEDKEAELSVNWKERFEIDTVFGDNAYLKDTISTTNYLILRKIKKLIQENQQEMEKADTSESQITCMEIHQHLKQLEKELTQGLGTVIFR encoded by the coding sequence GTGATTTCACCCAATACGATACAACAGATACTTAGCCGCATAGACATTGTGGAGATAGTGGGCTCTTTCGTAAAGCTGAAAAAGCGGGGAGCCAACTACCTGGGCCTGTGTCCTTTTCACAATGAAAAAAGCCCTTCGTTTACCGTTTCCCAGAGCAAGGAAATTTACAAGTGCTTTGGTTGCGGGGCCAGTGGCAATAGTATCAGTTTTCTCATGGAGCATGAAAAATACTCCTATGTGGAAGCATTGCGCTGGCTGGCCCAGAAATATGGGGTAGAAATTGAAGAAACCGAAGTAAGTGCCGAGGTAAAGCAACACCAGTTAATGGCAGAAAGCCTGCACATTATCAATGGGTTTGCCAGGGAATACTTCTCAAAAACACTGCTCGAAAGTGAAGAAGGACAGAATGTAGGGGTGAGTTATTTTGAAGAGCGGGGATTTACACAGGATACCATCCGTAAATTCCAGCTGGGATATTGCCTTAACGAAAAAGATGCTTTTGTAAAAGCAGCCCTGGCCAAAGGCTATAACCTGGAATACCTGCAAAAAACAGGGCTGGTTACCATCCGCAATGAACAACCGGTGGACAACTACCGGGGACGGGTCATCTTTCCTATTCATAACCAATCTGGTAAAATCATCGGCTTTGGTGCGCGTATCCTTGTCAAGTCCGACCGGGCACCCAAGTATATCAACTCTCCGGAAAGCGAGATCTACGTTAAAAGTAAAGTACTGTATGGTACCTACTTTGCCCGACATGCTATTGACAAGCTCAACGAATGTTTGCTGGTAGAAGGTTATACGGACGTGATCTCCCTGCACCAGGCGGGGATTGAAAACGTAGTGGCATCCAGCGGTACCTCCCTTACCCAGGACCAGCTCAGGCTGATCAAGAAATACACCAACAACCTCACTATTCTGTATGATGGGGACAATGCGGGTGTCAAAGCGGCCTTGAGAGGGCTGGACCTGGCCATTGAAGAAGGACTGAACGTAAAGCTGGTACTGATCCCTGATAAGGAAGATCCTGACAGCTACGTACAAAAGCTCGGAGCACCTGCATTCCGGGAATTTATAGAAGAAAATAAACAGGACTTTGTACTCTTCAAGCTCCAGCTTTCCATGAAGGAAGCCGGTAACGACAGTGTACGCAAGTCACAGTTGGTAAATGACATTGCCGAAACGATTTCCAAAATTGATAAGGTAGAGGATTTTACCAAACAACAGGATTATATCCGCCAGTGCAGCCAGTTCCTCAAAATTGATGAACAGGGGCTGATTAACCTGGTGAATAAATTTATCCGGGAACGCCTGCAAAAAAGGGAAAACCTGGCTGCCAAAAACGCTCCCCCTCAGGTAGATGATCTGTCGGAAGAAGCTATTGCCGCTATGGAGGCCATGGAGGCGGGCAACAGTGAAATTGATTCCTTTTTTAACAAAGATGAAAAGCAGGAAAGAGAACTGGTAAAAATATTACTGCGCTTTGGTGATATGCCTTTCAGTGAAGAAGAGCAGAATACTGTAGCAGATTATATTTTCCATTTGCCTTATGATTTTGAATCACTGGCAGACAGTGAAACAGTGAAAAAAATACTGCGGGAGTACAAGACATTGTACGATGAAGGGAATACACCGGATAAAAAATGGTTTCTCTACCATCAGGACCAGGACCTGTGCAAACAGGTATCTATGATCCTGGAAGATAAAGAAGCGGAGCTGAGTGTAAACTGGAAAGAACGTTTTGAAATAGATACCGTTTTTGGCGACAATGCCTATCTCAAGGATACTATTTCCACCACCAACTACCTCATTTTAAGAAAGATCAAAAAACTGATCCAGGAAAACCAGCAGGAAATGGAAAAGGCCGATACCTCCGAGTCACAGATCACCTGCATGGAAATACACCAGCATCTCAAGCAACTGGAAAAAGAACTGACCCAGGGACTGGGCACCGTTATCTTCAGATAA
- a CDS encoding thymidylate synthase — translation MQQYLSLLQHIIDNGTTKTDRTGTGTTSCFGYQFRFDLKAGFPVTTTKKLHLKSIIYELLWFLNGDTNIKYLKEHGVKIWDEWADENGDLGPVYGKQWRSWEARDGKVIDQISDALHQIKNNPDSRRIIVNAWNVGDLPDMALSPCHCLFQFYVTPPDAGKGETKGKLSCQLYQRSADVFLGVPFNIASYALLTMMMAQVCHLEPGEFIHTFGDVHLYSNHLEQATLQLSRAPFPLPQMKINPDVKDLFSFKYEDFELVNYQHHAHIKAPVAV, via the coding sequence ATGCAGCAGTACTTATCATTATTACAACATATTATAGATAACGGCACTACTAAAACAGACCGTACCGGTACCGGTACTACCAGCTGTTTTGGCTACCAGTTCCGCTTCGATCTGAAAGCAGGATTTCCGGTAACAACTACTAAAAAACTGCACCTGAAATCCATTATATATGAATTGCTTTGGTTCCTTAACGGGGATACCAATATCAAATACCTGAAAGAACACGGTGTAAAGATCTGGGATGAATGGGCGGATGAAAATGGTGACCTGGGACCTGTATACGGTAAACAATGGCGTAGCTGGGAAGCCCGTGACGGTAAAGTGATTGACCAGATCAGTGATGCCTTGCACCAGATAAAAAACAATCCTGATTCCCGACGTATTATTGTCAATGCCTGGAATGTGGGCGACCTGCCGGATATGGCTTTAAGTCCCTGTCATTGCCTGTTCCAGTTTTATGTAACCCCTCCCGATGCCGGCAAAGGTGAAACCAAAGGCAAACTCAGTTGCCAGCTATATCAGCGCAGTGCGGATGTGTTTTTAGGCGTACCTTTCAACATTGCGTCCTACGCATTGTTAACGATGATGATGGCGCAGGTGTGCCACCTGGAACCAGGAGAATTTATCCACACCTTTGGAGATGTGCATTTGTACAGCAACCATCTGGAACAGGCTACCCTGCAATTGAGCAGAGCGCCTTTCCCGCTGCCGCAAATGAAGATCAACCCGGATGTGAAAGACCTTTTTTCATTTAAGTATGAAGACTTTGAGCTGGTCAACTACCAGCATCATGCACATATCAAAGCGCCGGTAGCCGTATAG
- a CDS encoding dienelactone hydrolase family protein encodes MKKLSLVCLLLAGNLKIWAQGTAACCHQDATTEFAQLGSREDFRMAHDNPLPYTYQGTAGTAITFSTPDGQEGHGFMFKATHPSDKYLYVIHEWYGLNDFVKKESEKLFNDLGKQVNVIAVDLYDQRVATNREDASKIMQSVKTERASSIIKGAFAYAPPHAKIATLGWCFGGGWSLQAAMMAGTKGVACVMYYGMPEKEVSALKALHAPVLGIFANKDKFITPQVVEEFKVHMQEAGKSLMVKQYDADHGFANPSNPIYDSHATKEAYSHAITFLKQYLK; translated from the coding sequence ATGAAAAAGCTGTCACTTGTATGCTTATTGCTGGCCGGCAATTTAAAGATATGGGCACAGGGTACTGCAGCCTGCTGCCATCAGGACGCCACTACTGAATTTGCCCAACTGGGAAGCCGGGAAGATTTCCGGATGGCGCATGACAATCCGCTACCTTATACTTACCAGGGCACAGCAGGTACTGCCATTACCTTTAGTACCCCCGACGGACAGGAAGGGCATGGTTTTATGTTTAAAGCCACTCATCCTTCTGATAAATATCTCTATGTGATACATGAATGGTATGGGCTGAATGATTTTGTAAAAAAGGAATCGGAAAAACTTTTTAATGATCTGGGCAAGCAGGTAAATGTAATAGCAGTAGACCTCTATGACCAGCGGGTAGCCACCAACCGGGAAGATGCCAGTAAGATCATGCAGTCTGTGAAAACAGAAAGAGCCAGCAGTATCATTAAAGGCGCCTTTGCCTATGCCCCTCCTCATGCAAAGATTGCTACACTGGGCTGGTGTTTTGGAGGCGGCTGGTCATTACAGGCAGCCATGATGGCGGGTACTAAGGGAGTGGCCTGCGTGATGTATTATGGGATGCCGGAGAAAGAAGTGAGCGCCCTGAAGGCGTTGCATGCGCCCGTATTGGGTATTTTTGCCAACAAAGATAAATTCATCACACCCCAGGTTGTGGAGGAGTTTAAAGTGCATATGCAGGAGGCAGGTAAATCGCTGATGGTAAAACAGTATGATGCTGACCATGGATTTGCCAATCCCAGCAATCCGATCTATGACAGCCATGCTACCAAAGAAGCCTATTCACATGCCATTACTTTTTTAAAACAGTATTTAAAATAA
- a CDS encoding acetyl-CoA C-acyltransferase — MKEVFIVSTARTPIGALNGDLAAVPATQLGATVIKAVLERAGVAASEVNEVYMGNVISANVGQAPANQASIYAGIPTNVPCTTVNKVCASGMKAIMLGAQSIMLGDNEVVVAGGMESMTNIPYYLDKARSGYRLGHGAVIDGILRDGLWDPYKDFHMGNAAEICAAEYKITREDQDAFAVESYKRAAAATAKGYFKGEIVPVEVKGRQTVIVSEDEDVKKVNFEKMPTLKPAFQKDGTVTAANASKINDGAAAVLLVSGEKLKALGLKPLAKIVSFADASQAPEWFTTTPVKAINKALDKAGLKVADMDFAEINEAFSCVAIANAKDLGLSMDKLNVWGGAVAMGHPIGCSGARIVVTLNAILHENKGRYGVAGICNGGGGASAIVIEKV, encoded by the coding sequence ATGAAAGAAGTATTTATTGTATCAACAGCCCGCACACCGATTGGAGCCCTTAATGGAGACCTGGCAGCCGTGCCTGCTACCCAATTGGGTGCTACGGTGATCAAAGCCGTGCTGGAAAGAGCCGGAGTAGCCGCCAGCGAGGTAAATGAAGTATATATGGGCAATGTAATCAGTGCCAACGTAGGACAGGCGCCTGCTAATCAGGCCAGTATCTATGCCGGCATCCCTACCAATGTACCTTGTACCACGGTAAATAAAGTATGTGCCTCCGGTATGAAAGCGATTATGCTGGGTGCACAGAGTATCATGCTGGGCGATAATGAGGTAGTAGTAGCCGGGGGCATGGAAAGCATGACCAATATCCCTTATTACCTGGATAAGGCCAGGAGTGGCTATCGTTTAGGACATGGTGCGGTGATAGATGGTATTTTACGGGATGGCCTCTGGGATCCGTACAAGGATTTCCATATGGGCAATGCCGCAGAGATCTGTGCTGCGGAGTACAAGATTACCCGCGAAGACCAGGATGCCTTTGCTGTTGAAAGTTACAAACGTGCTGCCGCAGCTACTGCAAAAGGGTATTTTAAGGGAGAGATTGTGCCGGTGGAAGTAAAAGGCAGGCAAACCGTGATCGTCAGCGAAGATGAAGACGTAAAGAAGGTGAATTTTGAGAAGATGCCTACTTTAAAACCAGCCTTTCAGAAAGATGGGACCGTTACTGCTGCCAATGCGTCTAAGATTAACGATGGTGCCGCGGCAGTATTGCTGGTAAGTGGAGAAAAACTGAAAGCATTGGGTCTGAAGCCTTTAGCTAAAATCGTTAGTTTTGCAGATGCTTCCCAGGCGCCGGAATGGTTTACTACTACACCGGTAAAGGCTATCAATAAAGCCCTGGATAAAGCAGGATTGAAGGTGGCTGATATGGATTTTGCGGAGATCAATGAAGCATTTTCCTGTGTGGCGATTGCCAATGCCAAAGACCTGGGCCTGTCGATGGACAAGCTGAATGTATGGGGCGGGGCAGTGGCCATGGGGCACCCGATTGGTTGCAGTGGTGCCCGTATTGTGGTAACTCTGAATGCCATTTTACACGAAAATAAGGGTCGCTATGGAGTAGCAGGTATTTGTAATGGCGGCGGCGGTGCCAGCGCTATCGTGATAGAGAAAGTATAA
- a CDS encoding sugar phosphate isomerase/epimerase family protein, translated as MSSSKNRREFLRQMGMYTLGMGMLPAVLAACGGAGTGSKDGKDSAAAGLAGAETAKELFFKISLAEWSFHQALFAGKMDHLDFAIRAKNDFDIHAVEYVNQFFKDKAKDKTYLGEMKKRCDDNGVKSVLIMCDGEGDMGDADVKKRLQAVENHYKWIEAAAFLGCHAIRVNAAGEGKPEDVAKAAADSLSKLATFGKDHSIEVIVENHGGISSNGEWLSGVMKTVNMPNCGTLPDFGNFCLKHTQPENNTPEAWAKIKCLDEYDRYKGIQELMPFAKGVSAKSHDFDAAGNETQTDFKKAMEIVKNAGYTGYVGIEYEGVNLPEDEGIRKTKELLLKVGRELA; from the coding sequence ATGAGTTCATCAAAGAATCGTCGGGAGTTCTTACGACAAATGGGAATGTATACGTTAGGGATGGGGATGTTGCCTGCGGTGTTGGCCGCTTGCGGTGGTGCAGGTACTGGAAGTAAAGATGGGAAGGATTCAGCTGCTGCCGGTTTAGCAGGTGCAGAAACTGCCAAAGAGCTATTCTTTAAAATCTCACTGGCAGAGTGGTCTTTCCACCAGGCATTATTTGCCGGTAAGATGGATCACCTGGATTTTGCCATACGTGCCAAGAATGATTTTGATATTCATGCGGTAGAGTATGTGAACCAGTTTTTTAAGGATAAAGCCAAGGACAAAACCTACCTGGGAGAAATGAAAAAACGCTGTGATGATAACGGCGTAAAGAGTGTACTGATCATGTGTGATGGGGAAGGAGATATGGGCGATGCGGATGTTAAGAAACGTTTACAGGCTGTAGAAAACCACTACAAATGGATTGAAGCAGCAGCATTCCTGGGCTGTCATGCTATCCGGGTTAATGCGGCAGGAGAAGGTAAGCCGGAAGATGTGGCCAAAGCGGCAGCCGACTCCTTATCCAAGCTGGCTACGTTTGGGAAAGACCACAGCATTGAAGTGATTGTGGAAAACCATGGTGGTATTTCTTCCAACGGAGAATGGCTGAGCGGGGTGATGAAAACGGTAAACATGCCGAATTGTGGTACATTGCCCGACTTTGGTAACTTCTGTCTCAAGCACACCCAGCCGGAAAATAATACGCCGGAAGCCTGGGCCAAAATAAAATGCCTGGATGAATATGATCGCTACAAAGGCATACAGGAGCTGATGCCTTTTGCTAAAGGCGTAAGTGCAAAATCACATGATTTTGACGCGGCTGGTAATGAAACCCAGACTGATTTCAAAAAAGCGATGGAAATCGTTAAGAACGCTGGTTATACCGGGTATGTAGGGATTGAATATGAAGGGGTTAATCTGCCGGAAGACGAAGGTATTCGCAAAACAAAGGAACTGCTGTTGAAAGTAGGTCGTGAACTGGCTTAA